The Euwallacea fornicatus isolate EFF26 chromosome 3, ASM4011564v1, whole genome shotgun sequence genome has a segment encoding these proteins:
- the LOC136350397 gene encoding solute carrier family 41 member 1-like isoform X2 yields the protein MDNSNHIQTSMDSSKPSEPKGDGFIVSTIEMTSIIATVTETDNNENDNGKLPDIVAEANACQDVQSEETFFSIAIQVFIPFLIAGFGMVCAGLVLDRIQHWEVFEEISELVILIPALLGLKGNLEMTLASRLSTQANLGHMDTTQQKISIIMGNLTLIQSQAIVVGFLGAVVAIVMGGIKSSEVELDHAYILCASSLITVSIASLVLGLITAGVIILSRHCNINPDNVATPIAASLGDITSLSLLSWVSTLLYESIGQQDWLAPLIIAGYILAIPLWVWIAKKNPQTREVLLHGWTPVVGAMLISSMGGLILDFMVSRFEGIAVYQPVINGVGGNLVAVQSSRIATALHKEAELGVVPPGNSNEEDETKKIFISPMAAFCGKGPHARTTRVLMTMVIPGHIIFIYTIDYIKDGETSLNSIFIVVYLLAAVMQVATLLYVAYILIHWMWKKKIDPDNSAIPYLTSVGDLLGITLLAIAFQFLYLVSDHDV from the exons ATGGATAACAGCAACCATATACAAACATCAATGGACAGTTCTAAACCCTCCGAGCCTAAGGGTGACGGGTTTATCGTCTCGACAATAGAAATGACATCAATTATTGCAACTGTGACGGAAACAGACAACAACGAAAATGACAATGGAAAACTTCCAGATATTGTTGCAGAGGCCAATGCATGCCAGGATGTTCAATCTGAAGAAACTTTCTTTTCTATCGCTATTCAAGTTTTCATCCCATTTTTAATCGCTGGATTTGGGATGGTATGCGCAGGACTTGTCTTGGATCGTATACAG CATTGGGAagtatttgaagaaatatccGAATTAGTAATTCTAATTCCTGCTCTTCTTGGATTAAAAGGAAACCTTGAAATGACGCTAGCTTCCCGATTATCCACGCAAGCTAACTTAGGACATATGGACACTACCCAACAAAAAATTAGCATTATTATGGGAAATTTAACACTTATTCAG AGTCAAGCAATTGTAGTGGGTTTTCTTGGTGCAGTAGTAGCCATTGTCATGGGAGGGATTAAAAGCAGCGAAGTGGAGCTAGACCACGCGTACATTCTATGCGCCAGTAGCTTAATTACTGTATCTATAGCCAGCCTTGTACTTGGCCTAATTACGGCAGGAGTTATAATTCTCTCCAGGCATTGCAATATTAATCCTGATAATGTGGCCACTCCTATTGCTGCTAGTTTGGGAGATATCACCTCTCTTAGTTTACTTTCCTGGGTGTCAACGTTATTATATGAATCAATTG GGCAACAAGACTGGCTAGCGCCTCTGATAATCGCTGGTTACATACTGGCAATACCTTTGTGGGTTTggattgcaaaaaaaaatcctcaaacAAGAGAAGTTCTTCTTCATGGATGGACTCCAGTTGTAGGAGCAATGCTTATTAGCTCTATGGGGGGACTCATATTAGATTTCATGGTTTCCAG ATTTGAAGGAATCGCTGTTTATCAACCGGTAATAAACGGAGTTGGTGGAAATCTAGTGGCAGTGCAATCAAGCAGAATAGCGACTGCTCTCCACAAGGAAGCCGAGCTAGGTGTGGTACCCCCGGGAAACTCAAATGAGGAAGacgaaaccaaaaaaatattcatctcTCCAATGGCAGCCTTTTGCGGAAAAGGTCCCCATGCGAGAACCACACGGGTACTAATGACCATGGTTATTCCCGggcatataatttttatttataccaTCGATTACATCAAAGATGGTGAAACATCTCTCAACTCAATCTTCATTGTAGTCTATTTATTAGCGGCAGTAATGCAAGTTGCCACTTTACTATATGTGGCCTACATTTTGATCCACTGGATgtggaaaaagaaaattgaccCGGATAATTCGGCTATTCCGTATCTGACTTCTGTAGGTGACCTATTAGGTATTACATTGTTAGCTATAGCCTTTCAGTTTTTATATCTGGTTTCTGATCATGATGTATAA
- the LOC136350397 gene encoding solute carrier family 41 member 1-like isoform X1, which translates to MDMGKNRDGGNMDNSNHIQTSMDSSKPSEPKGDGFIVSTIEMTSIIATVTETDNNENDNGKLPDIVAEANACQDVQSEETFFSIAIQVFIPFLIAGFGMVCAGLVLDRIQHWEVFEEISELVILIPALLGLKGNLEMTLASRLSTQANLGHMDTTQQKISIIMGNLTLIQSQAIVVGFLGAVVAIVMGGIKSSEVELDHAYILCASSLITVSIASLVLGLITAGVIILSRHCNINPDNVATPIAASLGDITSLSLLSWVSTLLYESIGQQDWLAPLIIAGYILAIPLWVWIAKKNPQTREVLLHGWTPVVGAMLISSMGGLILDFMVSRFEGIAVYQPVINGVGGNLVAVQSSRIATALHKEAELGVVPPGNSNEEDETKKIFISPMAAFCGKGPHARTTRVLMTMVIPGHIIFIYTIDYIKDGETSLNSIFIVVYLLAAVMQVATLLYVAYILIHWMWKKKIDPDNSAIPYLTSVGDLLGITLLAIAFQFLYLVSDHDV; encoded by the exons AAAAAATAGAGATGGAGGCAACATGGATAACAGCAACCATATACAAACATCAATGGACAGTTCTAAACCCTCCGAGCCTAAGGGTGACGGGTTTATCGTCTCGACAATAGAAATGACATCAATTATTGCAACTGTGACGGAAACAGACAACAACGAAAATGACAATGGAAAACTTCCAGATATTGTTGCAGAGGCCAATGCATGCCAGGATGTTCAATCTGAAGAAACTTTCTTTTCTATCGCTATTCAAGTTTTCATCCCATTTTTAATCGCTGGATTTGGGATGGTATGCGCAGGACTTGTCTTGGATCGTATACAG CATTGGGAagtatttgaagaaatatccGAATTAGTAATTCTAATTCCTGCTCTTCTTGGATTAAAAGGAAACCTTGAAATGACGCTAGCTTCCCGATTATCCACGCAAGCTAACTTAGGACATATGGACACTACCCAACAAAAAATTAGCATTATTATGGGAAATTTAACACTTATTCAG AGTCAAGCAATTGTAGTGGGTTTTCTTGGTGCAGTAGTAGCCATTGTCATGGGAGGGATTAAAAGCAGCGAAGTGGAGCTAGACCACGCGTACATTCTATGCGCCAGTAGCTTAATTACTGTATCTATAGCCAGCCTTGTACTTGGCCTAATTACGGCAGGAGTTATAATTCTCTCCAGGCATTGCAATATTAATCCTGATAATGTGGCCACTCCTATTGCTGCTAGTTTGGGAGATATCACCTCTCTTAGTTTACTTTCCTGGGTGTCAACGTTATTATATGAATCAATTG GGCAACAAGACTGGCTAGCGCCTCTGATAATCGCTGGTTACATACTGGCAATACCTTTGTGGGTTTggattgcaaaaaaaaatcctcaaacAAGAGAAGTTCTTCTTCATGGATGGACTCCAGTTGTAGGAGCAATGCTTATTAGCTCTATGGGGGGACTCATATTAGATTTCATGGTTTCCAG ATTTGAAGGAATCGCTGTTTATCAACCGGTAATAAACGGAGTTGGTGGAAATCTAGTGGCAGTGCAATCAAGCAGAATAGCGACTGCTCTCCACAAGGAAGCCGAGCTAGGTGTGGTACCCCCGGGAAACTCAAATGAGGAAGacgaaaccaaaaaaatattcatctcTCCAATGGCAGCCTTTTGCGGAAAAGGTCCCCATGCGAGAACCACACGGGTACTAATGACCATGGTTATTCCCGggcatataatttttatttataccaTCGATTACATCAAAGATGGTGAAACATCTCTCAACTCAATCTTCATTGTAGTCTATTTATTAGCGGCAGTAATGCAAGTTGCCACTTTACTATATGTGGCCTACATTTTGATCCACTGGATgtggaaaaagaaaattgaccCGGATAATTCGGCTATTCCGTATCTGACTTCTGTAGGTGACCTATTAGGTATTACATTGTTAGCTATAGCCTTTCAGTTTTTATATCTGGTTTCTGATCATGATGTATAA